The genomic window TTTTTCTTGCCATCAGAAACAATGTAGCAACCGAGTTCTCCGCGGGGCGCTTCAACACGGGCGTAATATTCACCTTCCGGGATCTTGAAGCTGGGTTTGATCTTTAAGGTCGGATCTCCTTCCGGGAGACCGTCCAGGGCCTGCTCGATGATCTTCACAGACTGCTTGATCTCCTCCAGGCGCATAAGATACCTGTCCCAGGTGTCACCGTTCTGACCGGAAGGAATATCGAATTCAAATCTGTCGTAATATCCGTAAGGATCGCCCTTGCGCACGTCCCATTTAACATCACTTCCGCGCAATGACGGCCCGGATACACCAAATTCAACCGCTGTATCTTTGGTCAATACTCCGACACTCTTGGTGCGGGTTAAAAATATCGGATTTTCATCCAGAAGAGCGTGATAATCGGCAATGACGGTGCGCATATGCTCGAGGAATTTACGGCACTTTTTCTCGAAATCGGGGCGGATATCCCTGGAGACACCACCGATCCTGATATAATTGTAGGTCAGGCGTTGACCGCAGGTTTCCTCGAACAAATCGATGATCATCTCGCGTTCACGGAGTCCATAGAGGAATGGTGTTATCGCCCCCAGGTCAAGCGCAAAAACGCCAAAAAACAGCAGGTGGGAAGCGATCCTCTGGAGTTCGCCGAAAATCACCCGCAAATATTCCGCGCGCGGAGAGACCTCGATCTCGCCTATCTTTTCAACCGAGAGAGCATAGACCCAGTCACACATCATCGAGGAGACATACTCGACCCGGTCCATAAACGGAGTAATCTGGTTATACACGCGATTTTCGACGATCTTTTCAATTGCACGATGGAGGTAGCCGATATAAGGTTCGACCTTGACGATGACTTCGCCGTCCATCGTCAATAGCAGACGGCAGACTCCGTGGGTGGAGGGATGCTGAGGACCCATATTGACCTGAAACTCTTCGGTCCGCAACTCTCCGGCAGTCGGGTTGTCAATATCTCTGTGTCTTTCTTCTGAATCTGCCATTGTTTTTAA from Candidatus Zixiibacteriota bacterium includes these protein-coding regions:
- a CDS encoding NADH-quinone oxidoreductase subunit D, with translation MADSEERHRDIDNPTAGELRTEEFQVNMGPQHPSTHGVCRLLLTMDGEVIVKVEPYIGYLHRAIEKIVENRVYNQITPFMDRVEYVSSMMCDWVYALSVEKIGEIEVSPRAEYLRVIFGELQRIASHLLFFGVFALDLGAITPFLYGLREREMIIDLFEETCGQRLTYNYIRIGGVSRDIRPDFEKKCRKFLEHMRTVIADYHALLDENPIFLTRTKSVGVLTKDTAVEFGVSGPSLRGSDVKWDVRKGDPYGYYDRFEFDIPSGQNGDTWDRYLMRLEEIKQSVKIIEQALDGLPEGDPTLKIKPSFKIPEGEYYARVEAPRGELGCYIVSDGKKKPYRLKLRGASYNNLLVIPEISTGCKIADLVAIFASFDIVMPEVDR